Part of the Scylla paramamosain isolate STU-SP2022 chromosome 22, ASM3559412v1, whole genome shotgun sequence genome, tctctctctctctctctctctctctctctctctctctctctctctctctctctctctcaccacccacATTCACACGCTGGAGATAAGAAGacgagtacaaaaaaaaaaaaaaaggatgacaaGTGTTTCTAGGGATCACGGTCAACTTTCACGACCTTGCCGGGTGATAGGTTAAGgtaaaggtgaagggaggggttACCTGACGCCTTACTGCTGTGTTTGCCTCCTCTCCCTGAACCTCTGATCACACTGCCAGGAGTATGACGTGTAATATTTGCAGTATATGAAAGGTTGCCTCTATTGTCACACCTTTGATATAAACAGCATTagccctttcactgtgataagCAAGAATTTACAGTACTAGAAAAAGAGTATAAGCCTcgataagaaaaagagggaaaaaatattgcaaTTTCTAACCAGTATAATGTTTGTTGGTAGCAACAGAATAAGGAAAATGGTTTGGGtagttagtaattaaggaagaaTGTACCAAATACCGGTGAAAGGGTTATTATTTGCATGtctgttcatttattaattttcatgcagaggaatgaggaaaacagatggatataaacaaaaaagaggcTTAACTTTCTCCTCCGGAAAAGAGTTAAGTTAGAATGACGCTCCGAAAATTTAGTTCAGGCAATTTATCTTCGTGATGATGTGCGTGTGAGTAAGTAAGTGCATTCCCTTCAAAGTGCAGGGCGGCAGGGAAGGCGCACAGGAATGGACAGACAGGTAATCAACTTAGCAACAGATTGTCCATCCCTTCCTCGCTCAGAATCTCTCGTTAAAttttcgtcacacacacacacacacacacacacacacactctctctctctctctctccgtctctctctctctctcatgcataacACAAATACCCAGCAAAGAACTCAGTAGTGCCTATCCCCTGTGACCTGTGCCGAGTACTGAGCTACTAAAGGTATTCGAATCCCTCTAATAGAATGGAATCCGTTAACAGCACAGCGCCGAAAGACTGACAATGCTTTCCATCACTAATTGATAAGCTTTACTACTTAATGATCAAATCCAATGATTCGCCTCTTTTAACGCTTTTCAGTTAAAGGTTAAttcaggcaggaaattaatgacAGTAAATCCAGGAAGCGCTGCAACAATACAACAACATGTGAATTTAGAACCtaacaacataaataaataagggaagctacacgtggcagtccttgcatAAAGCCTACAAAACCTACCTAacctccttccacctctcctcatatccataaatttgtgtgaTCTATTAAAAGCTTCCAAAtgactctgcactaacaacctgaataccgagtctattccattcatttagCACTCTAATtaacacttaatttcttcctatctctactttaaatctaactttatcaagcttaagCCCATTATTCCTTGTCATATTCTGATAACTGACTATGAGGATCTTGTTCATGTCACCCGTGTTACCCGTCATATCACTCAAAGCAAGTTaatcagaggaaaaaaaatgtcagagcACAAATAATAACTGGCACCTTAGACTTATAGTGCCATCAGCGGTGACGCAATAACACCTGACACTTCCATTACACCTCAAGTGAGCAGCAAGACCAATGTGCAAATATCAGCTAGCAGGTGGTTCAGGTGGTTGGAAGCGACGGATTGCTGTCAGCCACTCACACTTGCCCTGAAGGAGGTGCTTCGGAGCCCCGGTGTGACTGGACCTTTACGATACTGCTTCATTTGCTGTCTGGAATTGATAGCATTTCACTGGGGTATTTCCAGGCAGTAGAGAAAAGGCACTAGGACGGGGTGAGCTGGCCtgagcaccaccatcaccaccaccactacctacgCCACAGAGGACGGAGGAAAAACaggacaaaagaaaacagtTATGTAGTAAGTAATAATTTCTGACACGCAGATGATCATGCCCCAGTGTTAATAACTCGTGGATAAAGCAACACAATAATGACTTTCCAGGTGCGACCATACCAGACGGTGTTGTGTTGTTAGTGTGACAGTAATCTCATTGCAACCAACGTGGGCGAGATCAATTACATGAGTATTAAGGTCAAGTGAGTTACGGCACTTTTCGGTTTAAGTAAAAGCTAAACAGGGGTAGGTCAGGGGAGGCGGGGGAAAACAAAGCCGCTTGCTGGCGTCAACTCCTACGCAAGTTTCGAACAGGTGTTTTTAACCTCGCACGCTACAGTTAACTATAGGAAGGAGTGAAAAACGTGGTGGTACCTTAAGTTTCGCTCAACACAACTCCAAGGGTTTTTAAAGCAAGAGTCTCACCACAAAAGGCGAGTTTTTGGCAAGTATTTTATCCTCTACTAGCAAGTTTAATACAATCCGCTGCAAAGTAAGGATTACTAGGAAGTTCCTTAGGAGTAGAATACAGAAGAGACCTTTAACCTTTCCATTCTGAACCTACAAGGAGCATTCAATCCTTCCACTCAACCTACAAGGAACACTTAACCCTTCCACTCAGAGCCTACAAGGAACACTTAACCCATCCACTCAGAGCCTACAAGGAACACTTAACCCTTCTACTCACAGCCTACAAGGAACACTTAACCCATCCACTCACAGCCTACAAGGAACACTTAACCCTTCTACTCACAGCCTACAAGGAACACTCAAGCCTTCCACTCACAGCCTACAAGGAACACTCAAGCCTTCCACTCACAGCCTACAAGGAACACACAACCCTTCCACTCACAGCCTACAAGGAACACACAACCCTTCCACTCACAGCCTACAAGGAACACACAACCCTTTCACTCACAGCCTACAAAGAGCACTCAACCCTTCCACTCACAGCCTACAAGGAACACACAACCCTTCCACTCACAGCCTACAAGGAACACACAACCTTCCACTCACAGCCTACAAGGAACACACAACCCTTCCACTCACAGCCTACAAGGAACACACAACCCTTCCACTCACAGCCTACAAGGAACACACAACCCTTCCACTCACAGCCTACAAGGAACACCTAACCCTTCCACTCAGCCTACAAGGAACACCTAACCCTTCCACTCAGCCTACAAGGAACACTCAACCCTTCCATTCACAGCCTACAGGGAACACACAACCCTTTCACTCAGTCTACAAGAAACTCTCACCTTTAATTCTCTCGCAGTCTACGAAGAGCACTCAACCCTTCTACTCACTACAAGTAACGCTCCATTCTGCGAGTTTCTGAACAAGAGCTACGGCTTCCTACATGGCAGATCTTCTAGTTAAAGGATTTAATCTCGCGCGGGACAGCACAGTGGCTTCCGGACAGTGTTGGTCAAGGCCGGAGCACTTCACTCACTGCTGTCACTGACCTGAGCCAACATTCCCGTAGTAATTGGCATTTGCATTAATTACACAGATTGCTGCATTTCCTGTAGCCACTTCATTTACAACCGGCCGGTGGTGTTTGTTTTATGTTCCCGTTTATGTAAGCGGCTTCACGCAATGAGGTGGTTTGTAAACAATTAAACACTGGAGGAAGTTTGTGTGCTGAATTAAATTAGAACTTTTAATTTATAAGAGTTTTGGTTGATGAAAGTTGataaatgtggtggtggtggcggtggtggtggtggtggtgagactaTAGCAACAATTATGTAACTTTTCATGAAGGACTCaagaggggacacacacacacacacacacacacacacacacacacacacacacacacacacacacacacacacacagcaacaacaacaacaacaagcctgTCAGAGTGGACGGAAAGAAAAAGTCAAGAGCCCTTCAACTGCGTACGTTTCAGTAAGTTGTTGCCAATAATGAGGCGACTCCGCGGTGAGGCCAGCAGggcatgactgtgtgtgtgtgtgtgtgtgtgtgtgtgtgtgtgtgtgtgtgtgtgtgtgtgtgtgtgtgtttctctcactgtctgtctgtctctatttccccttctctctctctctctctctctctctctctctctcgctctctctctctctctctctctctctctctctctctctaatggtccCAAAGATCCAGGATTACCTCAGATCAAACTGCCGAACTTCTGACGACGCAGCGGCTTAAGATGTTGACAATTCTTGAGGTCACGTACTTAGTGATTGTCTTTcaaggtaaaggaaaagagaggtatAGGAGTAATGTTTATCCTCCGCAacatcaagaaagaaaacattcgTCTGTGTCTTAGAATTTAAATATTACATGAACAGTGCTTATGAGAACTGACTTAATGTAGTGTGTGTTatccagtccctcctcctcctcctcctcctcctcacgtctCCAAACAGCCCGCCCTAATGACTACCCGCAGGTGTATTCCGATTGGTATgtcagcctcttcctcctcatcgtcctacattttttttccattctagTCCTTTCGATTTTTGTGGCGCAAAACGAtgcacgattctctctctctctctctctctctctctctctctctctctctctctctctctctttctctctctctctctctctctctctctctctctctctcctctctctctctctctctctctctctctctctcatctccttttcgGGTCACACACAAGTACCCGCGAAATCAGAAGACAAAGGCCTACCACACTATTTGTAGAACCTTCGCCTACCTACGAGATTATTCCTGtcacacttcctccctcctcttcctcctcttcggtGTTCTCCCATAACCCTGACTTCATTGCAGCACTTTcatacaacagaaaaaaaaggtaatatctatattttttgtcattttttacttGGCATCTTACTCTTGGTCGCTTtcatttgacatttttttttttttttgaggacgcaacgctttctctttctcctttagattattatcatttttttttatttctgtattctttTACCGGGTGTCCTTCAGTCGTCACTATTACCATTTCCGTTTCACTTGTTATTCACGTTCGTGTTGAGTTAGAtacttcctctgtgtgtgtgttggacgtGGCACGGTAATTGGCCGTGATTtgctgttatttctttcttgaaagtgatttttttttgtctgaacatgtgtgtgtgtattgtctcAACACTTTTGACcttagttttcatattttcgcaatgttattttctctctctttttcttgttcccaACGTTTGCCCTTTTCAGTGCCAACGTGCTTATCATATATCGGTCAACGTTTGTCACTTTCCTCTTGCAGAATTATGAAGTTCTATCACTTTCCTATCCAGTTATCTCAGCGCTTGTCATTATCCTCAATTTCTAGATGCCAATGTCACGGCCTCTTTTCATAATCACTTTACCATTCAATGTCTATCACAATCTCGCATTTCCCTCGAATGAATGTCACTTGCTCGCTTGTATTTTCCTCTGTACGGGCGTCACTGGTTATATGCTATGGTAGTAACAAGGTCCCATATACGCCACCATACAACCCCATACAATAGTGACTACAGCTTCATTCCCATATGCATGTCCAGCCTTTTCTCCTTAAGTGAATGATAAaagttctctctccctctctctcttcatcatttgTTTCCTTAACgtcactctcctttcccttcagttGGTGGTGGGTGACGGAGTCGGTGAAGCTCCCCTACCTGATAATGGTGGGGTTCATCTTCACtggcttcttcctcttctgcgtCTGCTTCTGCATCGATACAACAGTGAATAGTAGTAAGGTGAGTGTGGCAGTGCGTGGCGGGGACAGGGTGATGGAGGCGATGGAAGAGTGGTCCCTGGTCAGCGTTCATACGTGGTAATCTCGATGATTTGAGTTCGAACCAGAAGCTGTTCAGTTTTCAAGGCATCGCAGAGTACCCAAAGAATACCCTCATGTTTTCTGTCAGCCCTATCTTCAGAGAGTATTGCATTAAACTCTGAGCCGCGACACGAGCTTCTGCAAAGGCGCCACTTTAAAAAGCAACTTACGCCACCACGGGAGGAGGGCCACCATCCAAGCGGCCATAAATCAGGAGATGACAGTTTAAGCTCAAAAAAGGAAGATTTGGgctattggataaaaaaaaaacaaaaaatataataaaaaaaaaataaaacgtagATAGGATTGGTCTGTGACGGGGATGAAATGGATATTGGCAGGGATGGAACAGGTGGGATGAAGTAAAGTGGAGTGGAATGTGACTAGTGTGAGTAGTGAAGTGTGACTGAAGTATTGAAGCGTAGCGGCGATGGAGCTGAACATAAACTGTGACGGTGTTGGGAAGATAGTGGCCTTGGGGTGTACTGGTATAGTGGTAACCTCGATATGTGACGGCGGGTTGGAGTGTGGCGTGAGTGACGGTGTTGGGAGTGCAGCATCGTGAAGGGGTTGATGTGACGTGGTGTTTAATGAAAGAAAGCTCCAGAGAGTAGCAGATGATACGTGACGGGGTTGTGACGGACGTGACAGTTAATGGCTCTCTTCATTCGCAGTACGAGAACTTGGTTGACGGGGGCAGCcacagcaagaagaagaagaagaagaagaaggagacagggatgaaggaaaggacacAAGATATAGAGTTGGACACTTTTGGCCAATCCTCCCCTCCGCCTTACACGCCAAgaggtgctactactactactactactactactactacaattactacttaCACCACTATAAGCTTTACCCTGAATCTTCTTTCCTATCCTctacctattcctcctcccatcaccctTACCACTTCCACAAGTAGATGGTCTACATTTCCCCAGGGGCAGAACTTTCCAATgcctattttctttcatgtttcctttttGGGTCAACGCTATTCACAGAACCTACAtagtcaggttttttttttttccttctagtttatttttgtatgttagCAATAGACTCTTCCCCATCACTGAGTTATTTTATAGACCGTGTGATAAGCTGCACAAGGACGAtacccagtttttttttttttttttttctttttagtgcaGAGGAGGCTGACGAAAGGCAACAAACTTCAAactatgtataaaaaaaagttgaactgTCCTTGATTGGGGATTTGTAATAGTatgtagaacacacacacacacacacacacactactactactactactactactactactgccgctacgCTGTTACTTCTactggtgctactgctgctattactattgcttctactgctgctactactactactactactactactactactactactactactactactactactactactactgccgccacTGTATACCATCCTCCCACGTGCTACATGTTATAATCTTTCCTGGTCTCCCTCACCTTCAGGTTTTAGAATTGAAACTAcctggggaagagaggaggacgaCAGCAGGAACACACCCCTGGTGCTGAGGGGGTCGGCAGCACCGTGGGAGGGCAAGGCGGAGGGGGGAGCGCGGGCGGAAGAGT contains:
- the LOC135111453 gene encoding uncharacterized protein LOC135111453; its protein translation is MYWWWVTESVKLPYLIMVGFIFTGFFLFCVCFCIDTTVNSSKYENLVDGGSHSKKKKKKKKETGMKERTQDIELDTFGQSSPPPYTPRGFRIETTWGREEDDSRNTPLVLRGSAAPWEGKAEGGARAEE